The following are from one region of the Jatrophihabitans telluris genome:
- the soxR gene encoding redox-sensitive transcriptional activator SoxR, whose protein sequence is MPSEVLTVSEIAHRSGFAASALRYYEREGLIEASRTSGGQRRYQRSVLRRLAFIRAARNVGLSLQEVRVELAQLPAGRTPTKADWGRISRDWRHRLDEQITALEALRDGLQSCIGCGCLSLKACAMSNPADIAARYAPSGGAAYLPPLLRRPPEPEPGATP, encoded by the coding sequence ATGCCCTCGGAAGTGCTCACGGTGTCCGAGATCGCGCACCGATCCGGATTCGCCGCTTCCGCGCTGCGCTACTACGAGCGGGAGGGTCTCATCGAGGCCTCCCGTACCTCGGGGGGTCAGCGTCGTTACCAGCGCAGCGTGCTTCGGCGGCTGGCCTTCATCCGTGCCGCGCGCAACGTCGGGTTGAGCCTGCAGGAGGTTCGCGTCGAACTGGCCCAGCTCCCCGCCGGCCGCACGCCGACGAAGGCGGACTGGGGTCGGATCTCGCGCGACTGGCGGCACCGGTTGGACGAGCAGATCACGGCTCTGGAGGCGTTGCGGGACGGCCTGCAGTCCTGCATCGGTTGCGGTTGCCTGTCGCTGAAGGCATGCGCCATGTCGAATCCGGCCGACATCGCCGCTCGGTACGCTCCATCGGGCGGGGCTGCCTACCTGCCGCCGCTGCTCCGCCGCCCGCCGGAGCCCGAGCCTGGAGCGACGCCGTGA
- a CDS encoding S-adenosylmethionine:tRNA ribosyltransferase-isomerase: MTALVPVARTQFRLPDELTATEPAEARGLARDEVRLMVARPSGITHRRFRDLPEALRPGDLVVVNTSQTVAAQLDGVDASNGPVVVHLAIELDDGDWVIELRTAPDAARPVLLAEPGRRVVLDRQLELVLVAPYPRADGSPTGSGSRLWRARVQGTGSLSGLLATRGRPISYGYLSRRWPLSDYQTVFGNVPGSAEMPSAGRPFTDRLVTRLLTAGVAVAPILLHTGVSSQEAGEPPQAERFEVGRATAELANLTRARGNRVIAVGTTVTRALESATDAGGRVHPAAGWTDLVIGGRRPVRLVSGLITGWHNPEASHLLLVEAVAGSALAQQAYAAAVSTRYRWHEFGDSCIFLP, encoded by the coding sequence ATGACGGCGCTGGTACCGGTCGCGCGAACGCAGTTCCGGCTCCCGGACGAGCTGACCGCCACCGAGCCGGCCGAGGCTCGTGGTCTGGCGCGCGACGAGGTCCGGCTGATGGTGGCCCGTCCCAGCGGCATAACCCACCGCCGGTTCCGCGATCTGCCCGAGGCGCTGCGTCCTGGTGACCTCGTTGTCGTCAACACGTCCCAAACCGTCGCGGCCCAACTGGACGGGGTGGACGCGAGCAACGGGCCCGTCGTGGTGCATCTGGCCATCGAACTCGACGATGGCGACTGGGTGATCGAGCTTCGCACCGCCCCGGACGCTGCCCGGCCGGTCCTGCTGGCCGAGCCAGGACGGCGCGTGGTGCTCGACCGCCAGCTCGAGCTTGTTCTGGTCGCCCCCTATCCACGCGCGGACGGATCTCCGACCGGTTCCGGGAGTCGATTGTGGCGGGCGCGCGTTCAGGGCACCGGCAGCCTGAGCGGTCTGCTTGCCACCCGAGGCCGTCCGATCAGCTATGGCTACCTGAGCCGGCGATGGCCGTTGAGCGACTATCAAACGGTGTTCGGCAACGTTCCGGGCAGCGCTGAGATGCCCAGCGCGGGCAGACCCTTCACTGATCGACTGGTCACCAGGCTGCTGACGGCCGGCGTCGCGGTCGCGCCGATCCTGCTGCACACCGGGGTCTCCTCGCAGGAAGCGGGCGAGCCTCCGCAGGCCGAACGCTTCGAAGTGGGGCGGGCAACCGCGGAGCTGGCCAACCTCACCCGGGCCCGTGGGAACCGGGTCATCGCGGTAGGCACAACGGTGACCCGGGCCCTGGAATCAGCCACCGACGCCGGCGGCCGGGTCCACCCGGCGGCCGGGTGGACGGATCTCGTGATCGGCGGGCGCCGACCGGTCCGGCTGGTTTCGGGGTTGATCACCGGCTGGCACAACCCGGAGGCCTCGCACCTGCTCCTGGTCGAAGCGGTCGCCGGATCGGCGCTGGCGCAGCAGGCTTACGCGGCCGCGGTCTCGACGCGCTACCGATGGCATGAGTTCGGTGATTCCTGCATATTCCTGCCCTGA
- a CDS encoding TIGR03618 family F420-dependent PPOX class oxidoreductase, translating into MTTSELPASLSSDFLAFFSERHLATLTTLRPDGSPHVVPVGLTFDPDTLLARVICSAASRKARNVSTASGLVRAAVCQVDGRRWNTLEGRARVLDDPADVAEAERRYAARYRVPRPNPQRVVIEIAVDRILGPH; encoded by the coding sequence GTGACCACGTCGGAATTGCCCGCATCGCTGTCATCCGATTTCCTGGCTTTCTTCAGCGAACGCCATCTCGCGACCTTGACCACGCTGCGCCCGGACGGTTCGCCTCATGTGGTCCCAGTGGGACTCACCTTCGACCCCGACACCCTGCTCGCCCGCGTCATCTGCTCCGCCGCTTCACGCAAGGCGCGCAATGTCTCGACGGCGAGTGGCCTGGTCAGGGCTGCCGTCTGCCAGGTCGACGGCCGACGCTGGAACACCCTCGAGGGCCGAGCACGGGTGCTCGATGATCCCGCCGATGTCGCCGAGGCGGAGCGGCGTTATGCGGCGCGTTACCGCGTGCCGCGACCGAATCCGCAGCGTGTGGTCATCGAGATCGCCGTCGACCGGATTCTCGGCCCGCACTGA
- a CDS encoding NAD(P)/FAD-dependent oxidoreductase, producing MSIERIVIVGAGLAGAKGAQAVREAGFEGQLTLVGEEHEFPYERPPLSKEFLMGRKPRNDSRVHEPTWYDEHGVDVRLGVRASAVNRELGIVELEDGQSLAYDRLMLATGSRPRHPAFPGADAEGVHYLRTIGDSERLKATLAKVQSVAIVGAGWIGLEAAAAARDAGVQVTVVEPQTLPLLSVLGAEMGALFAELHRRHGVELRLGVEVDAVLVRDGRPYGLALGDDTVVHADAVLIAVGAVPNTELAQQCGLAVDRGVLTDAALRTSDPAVTAAGDVARAEHPVLGGRIRVEHWANALKQPAVAAATMLGQPAVYADLPYFFTDQFDLGMEYVGYVEPEATPRIVLRGAAESGEFIAFWTVDGRVRAGMNVNVWDVTDDVKALILSGKSVDVDRLADPRVPLSEL from the coding sequence ATGAGCATCGAGCGAATCGTCATCGTGGGGGCTGGGCTGGCGGGCGCCAAAGGGGCGCAGGCTGTTCGCGAGGCCGGATTCGAGGGACAGCTGACCCTGGTCGGCGAGGAGCACGAGTTCCCGTACGAGCGGCCACCGCTGTCGAAGGAATTCCTCATGGGCCGCAAGCCCCGCAACGATTCCCGGGTTCACGAACCCACCTGGTACGACGAGCATGGGGTCGACGTCCGGCTCGGTGTACGCGCCAGCGCGGTCAACCGTGAACTGGGCATCGTGGAGTTGGAGGACGGCCAGAGCCTGGCCTACGACCGCCTCATGCTGGCGACCGGTTCCCGCCCACGCCACCCGGCCTTCCCAGGCGCGGACGCCGAGGGAGTGCACTACCTGCGCACGATCGGGGATAGCGAAAGACTCAAGGCCACGTTGGCGAAGGTGCAGAGTGTGGCGATCGTCGGAGCGGGCTGGATCGGGTTGGAAGCCGCGGCCGCCGCCCGAGATGCCGGCGTACAGGTCACCGTCGTCGAACCGCAGACCCTGCCGCTGCTGTCGGTGCTCGGCGCAGAGATGGGTGCGCTGTTCGCCGAGCTGCACCGCCGGCACGGCGTGGAGCTTCGGCTGGGCGTTGAGGTCGACGCCGTGCTCGTCCGCGACGGCCGTCCGTATGGCCTGGCCCTCGGCGATGACACTGTTGTTCATGCCGACGCGGTGCTGATCGCGGTCGGAGCCGTCCCCAACACCGAGCTGGCCCAACAGTGTGGGCTGGCCGTTGATCGAGGGGTGCTGACCGACGCTGCGCTGCGCACTTCGGATCCGGCCGTCACGGCCGCCGGTGACGTGGCGCGAGCCGAACATCCCGTGCTCGGTGGCCGAATCCGGGTCGAGCACTGGGCGAACGCCCTCAAGCAACCGGCCGTGGCGGCTGCGACGATGCTCGGCCAGCCCGCCGTCTACGCCGACCTGCCGTATTTCTTCACCGATCAGTTCGATCTGGGCATGGAGTACGTGGGCTACGTGGAGCCCGAGGCAACGCCCCGGATCGTGCTTCGCGGAGCGGCCGAGTCGGGAGAGTTCATCGCGTTCTGGACGGTCGACGGCCGTGTCCGGGCCGGTATGAACGTCAACGTGTGGGACGTGACCGACGACGTCAAAGCCCTGATCCTGTCGGGGAAATCGGTCGACGTCGATCGCTTGGCCGATCCGCGGGTACCGCTGTCGGAGCTGTGA
- a CDS encoding PfkB family carbohydrate kinase — translation MQGTVFFDIVLTGLPALPSNGTELLAPGMGSCPGGIANLAVAASRLGLSTGLAAVFGDDVYGDFLWRTLADQEGVDLSLSRRITAWHSPVTVSLAVQRDRAMVTHSHPAPAEVGALLTDPPDARAGVVHLGHDVEPWVAAAADAGMRLFGDVGWDPSQVWSPAVLEQLRYLHAFLPNSVEAMAYTRTDDPRAALSQLADSVPVVVVTCGGQGSIGIDSVTGEEEWVPSLPVNAVDATGAGDVFAASFVLGTLRGWGLRQRMAFANLCAALSVQQVGGSLAAPGWGDLADWLAAVGLQAAAGSGSAADLAQRYGFLAEVIPGGPSRAVRRASATIARGSDA, via the coding sequence ATGCAGGGCACGGTGTTCTTCGACATCGTCCTCACCGGTCTGCCGGCGCTGCCTTCCAACGGCACCGAGCTGCTTGCGCCTGGGATGGGCTCGTGCCCGGGTGGCATCGCGAACCTCGCCGTGGCGGCTAGCCGGCTCGGCCTGAGCACCGGGCTGGCCGCGGTTTTCGGCGACGACGTCTACGGCGACTTCCTGTGGCGAACGCTGGCCGACCAGGAAGGGGTCGATCTGTCGCTCTCACGCCGGATCACCGCGTGGCATTCGCCGGTGACCGTTTCCCTTGCCGTGCAGAGGGACCGAGCGATGGTGACGCACAGCCATCCGGCGCCGGCCGAGGTGGGCGCGTTGCTCACCGATCCTCCGGATGCCCGGGCCGGAGTGGTGCACCTCGGCCACGACGTCGAGCCCTGGGTTGCTGCCGCCGCGGATGCGGGGATGCGGCTGTTCGGCGACGTCGGCTGGGACCCCAGCCAGGTGTGGTCCCCGGCCGTGCTGGAACAGCTGCGCTATCTGCACGCCTTCCTGCCCAACAGCGTCGAGGCGATGGCCTACACCCGCACCGACGATCCGCGCGCCGCCCTGTCCCAGCTCGCCGACAGCGTTCCGGTCGTCGTGGTCACCTGCGGCGGTCAGGGGTCCATCGGCATCGATTCGGTCACCGGCGAGGAGGAATGGGTGCCCTCGCTCCCGGTCAATGCGGTCGACGCCACCGGGGCGGGCGATGTCTTCGCGGCCTCGTTCGTCCTGGGCACGCTGCGGGGGTGGGGCCTGCGCCAGCGAATGGCGTTCGCCAATCTCTGCGCGGCCCTGTCCGTTCAGCAGGTCGGCGGGTCCCTGGCGGCGCCGGGCTGGGGCGACCTGGCCGACTGGCTGGCCGCCGTGGGACTGCAGGCTGCGGCGGGGTCAGGCTCGGCGGCCGATCTCGCACAGCGATACGGATTCCTGGCCGAGGTCATTCCGGGCGGTCCGAGTCGCGCCGTCCGGCGCGCCAGTGCCACCATCGCACGGGGCTCGGACGCATGA
- a CDS encoding uracil-DNA glycosylase: MSEAAGSVHRLDDLDAALVHCRACPRLVEWREEVARTRRAAFRDQQYWGRAVPGFGPADARLAIVGLAPAAHGANRTGRMFTGDRSGDVLFAALHELGLSSQAESNSAQDGMRLFGVRMTAPVHCAPPDNKPSTAERDTCSAWLTRELQLLRPDLRAIVVLGRFGWQALLPVLTDAGWLVPRPRPAFGHGVEYEIASAAGNGSIRLFGSYHVSQQNTFTGRLTPAMLKDVLGRAAGYAGLVVQTRSRLDGDGGGISRAVR; encoded by the coding sequence ATGAGCGAGGCGGCCGGTTCCGTCCACCGCCTCGACGACCTCGACGCTGCACTGGTCCACTGCCGGGCTTGCCCCCGCCTGGTCGAATGGCGGGAGGAGGTCGCCCGGACCCGTCGCGCCGCCTTTCGCGACCAGCAGTACTGGGGACGAGCAGTTCCCGGCTTCGGGCCCGCCGATGCCCGGCTGGCCATCGTCGGCCTCGCGCCGGCGGCGCACGGTGCCAATCGGACGGGACGGATGTTCACCGGTGACCGCTCAGGTGACGTGCTCTTCGCCGCACTCCACGAACTCGGCCTGTCCAGCCAGGCGGAATCGAACTCGGCCCAGGACGGCATGCGGCTGTTCGGGGTGCGGATGACCGCGCCGGTGCACTGCGCGCCGCCTGACAACAAGCCGTCGACGGCCGAGCGCGACACCTGTTCCGCATGGCTGACCCGTGAGCTTCAGCTGCTCCGACCGGACCTGCGCGCGATCGTGGTGCTCGGGCGCTTCGGTTGGCAGGCATTGCTGCCGGTGTTGACCGACGCTGGGTGGCTGGTCCCACGGCCCCGGCCGGCGTTCGGCCACGGGGTCGAGTACGAGATCGCCTCCGCCGCCGGAAACGGCTCGATCCGGCTGTTCGGCTCGTACCACGTCAGCCAGCAGAACACGTTCACCGGCCGACTCACGCCGGCGATGCTGAAGGACGTGCTGGGCCGGGCCGCCGGGTATGCGGGACTCGTTGTTCAGACCCGATCACGACTCGACGGCGATGGAGGCGGAATCAGTCGCGCCGTCCGGTGA
- the nagA gene encoding N-acetylglucosamine-6-phosphate deacetylase, which produces MAVTAAAAPVVLTGARVVTTDTVLDDGWIACDDGKIAEVGAGAPPMSATIRQLSGGWLVPGFVDLHCHGGAGASFASADPAQARTAAAFHTRHGTTTMLASLVTAGPGELIRQIQVLRAVVEAGDTAVVGIHLEGPFLSAHRCGAHDRRLLIDPDESWLRRWHEAAGGALRMVTIAPELSGALELIGVMTALGTVAAIGHTDADYDTALAGFRAGASVATHLFNGMSGVHHRRPGPVLAALESAAICEIINDGAHVHPSMARLVHRWNPQLLALVTDAIEAAGQGDGSYELGGQSVTVTDGVPRISSRSNVPNGDGDGDGDGDGDGDNAGDGHGDGHGGSLAGSTLTLDQALRRAITEVGLCMVDAVRAVATTPARALGLEHRLGRIAPGLAADLVWLDEDLRVGAVLRAGRQVHGATVEL; this is translated from the coding sequence ATGGCAGTGACCGCGGCGGCGGCACCGGTAGTCCTCACCGGCGCGCGCGTCGTCACCACGGACACCGTGCTCGACGACGGCTGGATCGCCTGTGACGACGGCAAGATCGCCGAGGTCGGAGCCGGTGCTCCCCCGATGTCCGCCACGATCCGCCAACTGAGCGGCGGCTGGCTCGTCCCGGGATTCGTCGATCTGCACTGTCACGGCGGGGCGGGTGCTTCCTTCGCGTCGGCCGATCCGGCCCAGGCCCGGACCGCGGCGGCCTTTCACACCCGGCACGGCACGACGACCATGCTCGCGTCGCTGGTCACGGCGGGCCCGGGCGAGCTGATCCGGCAGATCCAGGTACTCCGCGCGGTCGTCGAGGCCGGCGATACCGCGGTGGTGGGCATCCACCTCGAAGGACCGTTCCTGTCCGCGCACCGTTGCGGGGCCCACGATCGCCGCCTGCTGATCGATCCCGACGAGTCCTGGTTGCGGCGCTGGCACGAGGCCGCCGGCGGAGCGCTGCGGATGGTCACCATCGCACCGGAACTTTCCGGCGCGCTCGAGCTCATCGGCGTCATGACGGCACTGGGGACGGTCGCCGCGATCGGGCACACCGACGCCGACTACGACACCGCACTGGCCGGATTCCGAGCGGGGGCCAGCGTCGCCACGCACCTGTTCAACGGCATGTCCGGCGTGCACCACCGTCGTCCCGGACCGGTGCTGGCGGCACTGGAGTCCGCAGCGATCTGCGAGATCATCAACGACGGCGCTCACGTCCATCCGTCGATGGCCAGGCTGGTTCACCGCTGGAATCCACAGCTGCTGGCGCTCGTGACGGACGCGATCGAGGCGGCCGGGCAGGGCGACGGCAGCTATGAACTGGGCGGGCAGTCGGTCACCGTCACCGACGGCGTGCCCCGAATCTCGTCCCGGTCGAACGTCCCGAACGGTGACGGTGACGGTGACGGTGACGGTGACGGTGACGGTGACAATGCCGGTGACGGTCACGGTGACGGTCACGGCGGCTCCCTCGCCGGCAGCACGCTGACGCTCGACCAGGCACTGCGGCGCGCGATCACCGAGGTCGGCCTGTGCATGGTCGACGCGGTCCGCGCGGTCGCCACCACGCCGGCTCGCGCGCTCGGCCTGGAACATCGGCTCGGTCGCATCGCGCCCGGGCTAGCCGCAGATCTCGTCTGGCTCGATGAGGATCTGCGCGTCGGCGCCGTGCTGCGCGCGGGCCGTCAGGTGCACGGCGCTACCGTCGAGCTGTGA
- a CDS encoding LysE family translocator: MPIPTQLPAFIVAAVILIVVPGPSVLFVVSRALELGRGGALVTVIGNALGQFVQVVAVALGVGAVVERSITIFTVIKLVGAAYLVVLGVQALRHRRELGSILAHEFRPRPRRRIFAEGFAVGVANPKSIVFFAAVLPQFVDRAAGRAPIQMLLLGMVFLLIALVSDGAWGLAAGTARHHLARSPRRLAGLGGTGGVIMIGMGARLALTGRRD; encoded by the coding sequence ATGCCGATTCCCACGCAGCTACCGGCGTTCATCGTTGCCGCGGTCATCCTGATCGTGGTCCCGGGGCCCAGCGTGCTCTTCGTCGTCAGCCGTGCCTTGGAGCTGGGCCGCGGCGGCGCCCTCGTCACCGTCATCGGCAATGCCCTCGGCCAATTCGTACAGGTCGTCGCCGTCGCCCTCGGCGTCGGCGCCGTCGTCGAGCGGTCGATCACGATCTTCACCGTGATCAAGCTGGTCGGTGCGGCCTACCTCGTTGTCCTGGGCGTCCAGGCCCTGCGTCACCGGCGCGAACTCGGTTCGATACTCGCCCACGAGTTTCGGCCGCGCCCACGCCGCAGAATCTTTGCCGAAGGGTTCGCCGTCGGGGTGGCCAACCCCAAATCCATCGTGTTCTTCGCGGCTGTCCTTCCCCAGTTCGTCGACCGCGCTGCCGGTCGGGCGCCGATACAGATGCTGCTTCTGGGAATGGTCTTCCTGCTCATCGCGCTGGTCTCCGACGGCGCTTGGGGCCTTGCCGCCGGCACCGCCAGACACCACCTCGCACGGTCGCCGCGGCGCTTGGCCGGACTCGGCGGCACGGGCGGCGTGATCATGATCGGGATGGGTGCTCGACTTGCGCTCACCGGACGGCGCGACTGA
- a CDS encoding ROK family protein, translated as MYIDKAEQPGPAVTAIDLGGTAMKGSVWDRAGRELLRRDRPTPVAAGVLAIVAAVVDLHHELVSALHEQDPELSVQALGLICPGLVDPRGGIALYSANLGWRDLPLRELVSAALAMPVSLDHDVRSAGRAEAEFGAARGVSEALYVQIGTGIAATLIIGGEVLVGSRGRTGEIGHVPARPDGEPCACGQRGCTETYASAAAIARRYRSRTREPAGLGVEIDAGIDAEVVIARAAAGDDAARQVFDEAIQALAIALAGYTMLADPELIVLGGGLSRAGALLIDPLAAELTARLTWREPPRITIGAFAADAGRRGAAQAALRLLSPAWQ; from the coding sequence ATGTACATCGACAAGGCCGAGCAACCCGGACCGGCCGTGACGGCGATCGACCTCGGGGGAACCGCGATGAAGGGGTCGGTCTGGGACCGCGCGGGTCGGGAGCTGTTGCGCCGGGACCGGCCCACCCCGGTCGCCGCGGGAGTGCTCGCGATCGTCGCCGCGGTGGTGGACCTGCATCACGAACTCGTGTCCGCACTGCACGAACAGGACCCTGAACTCTCGGTGCAGGCGTTGGGGCTGATCTGCCCCGGTCTGGTCGATCCGCGAGGCGGAATCGCCCTGTACTCGGCGAACCTGGGGTGGCGGGACCTCCCCTTGCGCGAGCTGGTGTCCGCTGCACTGGCGATGCCGGTCTCACTCGACCACGACGTGCGCTCGGCCGGACGTGCGGAGGCAGAGTTCGGAGCCGCCCGGGGGGTGTCCGAGGCACTCTACGTCCAGATCGGGACGGGCATTGCTGCCACGCTGATCATCGGGGGCGAGGTCCTCGTGGGCAGCCGGGGACGAACGGGCGAGATCGGTCATGTGCCGGCCCGCCCCGACGGGGAGCCGTGTGCCTGCGGGCAACGCGGCTGCACCGAGACCTACGCGAGCGCGGCGGCAATCGCCCGCCGCTACCGCAGCCGCACCCGCGAACCGGCGGGCCTCGGTGTCGAGATCGATGCGGGGATCGACGCCGAAGTCGTCATCGCCCGGGCGGCCGCCGGCGACGACGCCGCCCGGCAGGTGTTCGACGAGGCGATCCAGGCCCTGGCGATCGCCCTCGCCGGCTACACGATGCTGGCCGATCCCGAACTGATCGTGCTCGGCGGTGGCCTGTCGCGCGCGGGTGCGTTGCTCATCGATCCGCTGGCAGCCGAGCTCACGGCCCGGCTGACCTGGCGGGAACCTCCCCGGATCACGATCGGGGCCTTCGCCGCCGACGCCGGACGGCGCGGCGCAGCTCAGGCCGCCCTCCGACTCCTGTCCCCGGCATGGCAGTGA
- a CDS encoding acyltransferase family protein: protein MSRRNSLNLIRLVLAATVIVGHTWPIGGYKGSVSLSGANVGAWAVAGFFGISGYLITISRRHHRLDRYLLRRAARILPGFWVNLAVTGLVFAPVVVHYGHGSTSLNAAGNYLEHNATLRMHTNHIGHTLSDVPFPRVWNGSLWTLYYEFACYLIIGLALIGAVSALRMRLTASVFLLLSIVGVELTSGDGLAANLVRLACPFAAGALIAAVRPRLDWRFALPAAVVALVAAKLGQFYPIAAPLLAYVLLYLGDALPQWCQRVGADNDISYGVYIYGFPVQQTLATWGLHRHVGPLLFALISLAGVLPWAAASWFLVEKPSLRLARLYDRVIEPGTRRLATATARLTPGRD, encoded by the coding sequence ATGTCCAGACGGAACAGTTTGAATCTGATTCGGCTGGTCTTGGCGGCGACCGTGATCGTCGGGCATACCTGGCCGATAGGTGGGTACAAGGGTTCGGTGAGCCTGTCCGGCGCAAACGTCGGGGCGTGGGCGGTCGCCGGCTTCTTCGGCATCTCCGGCTACCTGATCACGATCAGCCGCCGTCACCATCGGCTCGACCGGTACCTGCTGCGCCGGGCCGCTCGGATCCTCCCGGGATTCTGGGTGAATCTCGCGGTCACGGGACTCGTCTTCGCGCCGGTGGTGGTCCACTACGGGCACGGCTCGACGAGTCTCAACGCGGCCGGAAACTATCTCGAGCACAACGCCACCCTGAGGATGCACACCAACCACATCGGGCACACGCTGTCCGATGTGCCGTTCCCGCGCGTGTGGAACGGATCGCTGTGGACGCTGTACTACGAATTCGCCTGCTATCTCATCATCGGCCTGGCCCTGATCGGCGCGGTCAGTGCGTTGCGGATGAGGCTGACTGCGTCGGTGTTCCTGCTCCTGTCCATCGTCGGTGTGGAGCTCACCTCCGGTGACGGGCTGGCGGCGAACCTGGTGAGACTGGCCTGCCCCTTTGCGGCAGGTGCCCTCATCGCGGCCGTGCGGCCTCGGCTGGACTGGCGGTTCGCCTTGCCGGCGGCTGTCGTGGCGCTGGTCGCCGCCAAGCTCGGGCAGTTCTACCCGATCGCGGCGCCGCTGCTGGCCTACGTGCTCCTTTACCTGGGTGACGCCTTGCCCCAGTGGTGTCAACGGGTCGGTGCGGACAACGACATCTCCTACGGCGTCTACATCTATGGCTTCCCAGTGCAGCAGACCCTTGCGACCTGGGGGCTGCACCGCCACGTGGGCCCGCTGCTGTTCGCATTGATCTCGCTGGCCGGTGTACTGCCGTGGGCCGCGGCGAGCTGGTTCCTGGTCGAGAAACCGTCGCTACGACTGGCTCGCCTCTACGACCGGGTGATCGAGCCAGGGACGCGACGGCTCGCTACCGCGACCGCCCGGCTGACCCCGGGACGGGACTGA
- the otsB gene encoding trehalose-phosphatase, translating into MTGTDDFPPPDLAHTVIGLDFDGTLSEIVPNPDAARAADGTAQALAVLAAAGARIAIVTGRDAETVLRLSGLSAVPGLVVSGLHGAQWWRDGQLRSRDEPPGIAQLRAQLPPVLERADPGVWLEDKGLSLVVHTRRAADPVTELDRLRPEVRTLAEAAGLQVVDGKGVLEIRIPQLSKADAVAELLTPDVRTAVFGGDDIGDLPAFEQLRRWARQTGGHAYAVAVGDVAEVRAAADRCFDDPADLVRWLRQLGQR; encoded by the coding sequence GTGACCGGTACCGACGACTTTCCCCCGCCCGATCTGGCTCATACCGTGATCGGGCTCGATTTCGACGGCACCCTGTCCGAGATCGTGCCCAATCCCGACGCGGCCCGCGCCGCCGACGGAACAGCACAGGCACTGGCGGTGCTCGCCGCGGCCGGGGCGCGAATCGCCATCGTGACCGGCCGCGACGCCGAAACCGTGCTCCGTCTCAGCGGATTGTCGGCGGTGCCCGGACTCGTGGTGTCCGGATTGCACGGCGCTCAGTGGTGGCGCGACGGACAACTGCGCAGCCGGGACGAACCGCCGGGCATCGCCCAGCTCCGGGCACAGTTGCCGCCGGTGCTCGAGCGTGCTGACCCTGGCGTCTGGCTCGAGGACAAAGGCCTTTCGCTCGTCGTGCACACCCGTCGCGCCGCCGATCCGGTCACCGAGCTGGATCGGCTGCGCCCGGAGGTGAGGACACTGGCCGAGGCGGCTGGTCTGCAGGTCGTCGACGGCAAGGGTGTGCTGGAGATCCGGATTCCGCAGCTGTCGAAGGCGGATGCGGTCGCCGAGCTGCTCACCCCCGACGTTCGCACTGCCGTCTTCGGTGGCGACGACATCGGCGATCTGCCGGCCTTCGAGCAGTTGCGCCGATGGGCACGGCAAACGGGCGGGCACGCCTACGCGGTCGCGGTCGGCGACGTCGCCGAGGTACGGGCCGCCGCCGACCGGTGCTTCGACGATCCGGCGGACCTGGTGCGCTGGCTGCGCCAGTTGGGTCAGCGCTGA
- a CDS encoding SDR family NAD(P)-dependent oxidoreductase, translated as MSVAVITGASSGLGRALARRLAEQGWQLVLDARNPQPLYRTADELAVHTTVTAVAGDVTEPRHRHALAQAAGSFGGVDLLVNNASSLGPTPLAGMTELEPATFELILRTNVVAPLALIQLLRPWLRASAVVVNISSDAAIEHYPSWGGYGASKSALDHLSATLATEDPRHRYYAFDPGDMRTPMHQAAFPGEDISDRPWPLIVVPALLSLYRDRPASGRYRAADLQVPAGAPAPQPDATVGGRRG; from the coding sequence ATGTCTGTCGCCGTCATCACGGGTGCCAGCTCAGGGCTCGGACGCGCTCTGGCCCGCCGGCTGGCCGAACAAGGCTGGCAGCTCGTGCTCGATGCCCGTAACCCGCAACCGCTCTACCGAACGGCCGATGAGCTCGCCGTGCACACCACCGTCACCGCCGTGGCCGGCGACGTGACCGAACCGCGGCATCGCCACGCCCTCGCGCAAGCGGCCGGGTCCTTCGGTGGCGTGGACCTGCTCGTCAACAACGCCAGCAGCCTCGGCCCGACTCCACTGGCCGGCATGACCGAGCTCGAACCGGCGACTTTCGAGCTGATCCTGCGAACGAATGTGGTGGCGCCGCTGGCGCTCATCCAGCTTCTGCGGCCGTGGTTGCGGGCCAGCGCGGTCGTCGTCAACATCTCCTCCGATGCCGCGATCGAGCACTACCCGAGCTGGGGCGGCTACGGCGCGTCGAAGTCAGCCCTCGATCACCTGAGCGCCACGCTGGCCACGGAGGACCCCCGGCACCGCTACTACGCCTTCGACCCGGGCGACATGCGGACGCCGATGCACCAAGCAGCCTTCCCGGGCGAAGACATCAGCGACCGTCCCTGGCCCTTGATCGTGGTGCCGGCGTTACTTTCGCTGTACCGCGACCGACCTGCCAGTGGCCGCTATCGAGCGGCTGACCTTCAGGTCCCGGCGGGCGCCCCCGCGCCGCAGCCGGACGCGACGGTGGGCGGACGGCGCGGATGA